In the genome of Betaproteobacteria bacterium, the window CGCGTCACCGCGAGATTGAGCTCCTGCGGGAAAAGCTCCTCCTGCGCTTGCAGCACCGTGGAGTAGGGCGCGTAGCCACCGTCCCACAGCAGCTTGGCGAGCTCTTCGTATTCCTTGAGCGCGGTGACCAGGCGCTCCTGGGCGGCGAGCTGGTCGCCGCGCTCCTGGCGCGACACGAGCGCGTTGTCCACGTCGGCGAACGCGTTCTGGATCGTCTGCTGATACTTGAGCAGGGCGGCCTTCTGCACGGCTTCGGTCTGCGCCACCTGACCCGAGATGGCGCCGGCGGTGAAGATCGGTCCGACGACCGATCCGGCGAAATTCCACGCACGCGACGAACCTTGGAAGAGGTCGCCCAAGTCGGTGCTCGCATAACCGAAGTTGCCCGTGAGGGAGATGGTGGGGAAATACAGCGCCTTCGCCGCACCGATCTGCGCATTCGCAGCGATGAGCTGCTGCTCGGCCTGCAGGATATCCGGTCGCTGTTCCAGCAGATCGGAGGGCAGGCCCGCCGGCACCGTGACGAGCGTGAGCTCGTAGATGTTCTTGCCGCGCGGGATTTGCCCCGGATTGCGCGCGAGCAATATCGACAGCGCGTTTTCCGTGATCGCGATCTGCCGTCGGATGTTCGGGATCTCGGTGGCCGCCGACTCGTAGCGCGACTGCGCCTGCGCGACGTTCATCTGCGATACCTGGCCGAATTCGAACTTGTCCTTGATGAGGGTGAGCGATTCGTCGTAGGACTTGAGCGTGCGCTGTGCGATCAC includes:
- a CDS encoding efflux transporter outer membrane subunit codes for the protein MRRALVAALLCGLLSGCLVGPDYVKPKVDTPAKFLYEPKEVADTANTEWWKQFGDPVLDELIAEALANNRNVQIAAANVEQAAGLLTQTRAPLFPQFNYDASAGRYGFSNSSTVALPRGVSNPTNVFTVGAGVSWEIDLWGRIRRQTEAAQANLLASNEARRGVVLTLVSQIATTYIELRALDEQLVIAQRTLKSYDESLTLIKDKFEFGQVSQMNVAQAQSRYESAATEIPNIRRQIAITENALSILLARNPGQIPRGKNIYELTLVTVPAGLPSDLLEQRPDILQAEQQLIAANAQIGAAKALYFPTISLTGNFGYASTDLGDLFQGSSRAWNFAGSVVGPIFTAGAISGQVAQTEAVQKAALLKYQQTIQNAFADVDNALVSRQERGDQLAAQERLVTALKEYEELAKLLWDGGYAPYSTVLQAQEELFPQELNLAVTRATLLSSTVDIYRATGGGWVNEADKLAPQPVAGSGWFAPTLPSDQPPSQAATTSQ